The genomic segment TACAATAACAACGTCATAGTGATTGGTTGTCATACACAATCTCCCCTACGCACTAGCGATGTTGAATACATAAGCTAAACCCTATCCTAGTCTAAGGGATGGATAAGGTGGAAGTCAACCATTATTGAACTGTGTCTATTTTTATACTGACTTATACCAATATTTACCTAATCAACCAGCTTGTTTACCACTCTTCTTGAAGCAGTATGCCCCGCTATTCGCTGTATATCCAGCCAACGAAAACACGATAGAAAAGCCCTCTTTAGCAGTAATCTGCTTGATAGAGAGCTCTTACGCAACTGGAAGCAGAGACTAATCGTTTCGGCGAGTCATTTGCTGCCAAACGGTACCGCTAGCCGCCTCACCGCTTTCAATGCGCTGCACGGCCATTTGGACTTGCAAGCTGACCTCGAACTCTGGATCGTTCTGTGCGGCACGCAAAGCGTCCAAGGCAGTTTCATCCCCCACCTCAAACAGGTAGCGAGCAGCGCGCCAGCGTACCAGCTTGTTTTTATCCTTCAACGCTTCACACATCGGCAGAATTGCGCGCGTGTCACCTAAGTCAGACAAGGTATCGCCTGCTGTGCGTCGGACAGAGACGGAATCATCCCGGAGCGCTTCAAACAGCAGCGGGAAGACATTATCCCCACCGATCATGCCCAGATACACAACCGCCAGCCTGCGAATCGACGGCTTGCCATCACGGAGCGCTTTTTCCAAAACAGGCAAATCCTCTTCGGTAGGCTCCATTCGATCCAGCGCTTCATATCTTTTTTGCCAATCCGGATCATCGAGCATCTCCAGCGTAACGACTTTCTTTTCACGCACGACTGGCTCTGGAGTTTCCCCGGGACCAAGCGCCATGGCCTGTTGCACGATTTCTTCCACACGGCTATCCGGATAGGAGGCATCGACTTCCAATGCGACCTCCTCGCCAATCTCGCGCAAATCGCCATAGCGCACGCCATGCTCGACCCATTTCCGCTCCATGATGAGGTTGGGCGAAGCAGAGCCTGCACGCACGGCTGCCTGGCCAAAACGCTCTGGCAGCGCTGCACGAATCTGTTCCGTTCCCATGGTCACCTTGACCTGCATGGGTACACCGCGGAACATTTGAATGTACACTTGCGCCTCTCCAAATGCCCCTGCTTCCTCCGCAGACATGTCAGAAACAGCCGCTCCCCCACCTGCTTGCAAAACCTCGCGCGCGACAGTCAAAATACGCTGCCAATCTGCATTGGACTTTCGCTCCAGCGCGAGAAAATCCGCCGTATGAAAAATGGAGGTAACTCCTTCGATCTCCAAGAGCTTGTTCATAAGTTCTGGTGCTTTACTCGCATCTTTCTTTGTATAGACATGTTGGACCCCATCCGGCAAACGCTCGTCTACATTCAGCTTCATGACGTTTGGACTCGGCGTCGGTTCGATGGACAACAGTTTCATAGTGAGTCACTCCTTATTATGCATGTTCAAAAAGTCACGAATACCTCGTGATCAAAAGACGGCTTTTTGAACAACCTTATTACAACGTACTTGCTTCTCTTCTATCGTAGCATGTAACCTAATCCATTTTCCAACCCGAGAGATAGTGAAAAGCAGTTTGCCCGCTACAACACCAGCTTGTAGTAATCATTGGCCGACTTTACAAAAAAGCCGCATGATTCATACAGCCCCAAAGCACTGCTGTTTTCACAGGCTACCTCCAGTGATACGTCCTGGTATCCTTCTTTCCCCAGCATCTCGATCGTTTGTGCCAAAGCCTGGCGTCCATACCCTTTCCCTTGGTAATCTGGGTGGACACAAAATCCATAAATAAACGCCTTGCCTTCATTTTTGTTCACGCTTATTTTACCAACGGCCTTATCATCGACAATCATCAAATGCGTGGTGGACTTGGGATCACCCGCCATGTTTTCGGCCATTTCCCTTGCCCGTTCTTCCTCCATTTGAAAACCATGGACGTTCAGCCAAATCAATGTTTCATAGTCGCTGGCGGCCTCCGGTCGAAGCAGCACGTTTCCAGAAACCGTTGCTCTTTGCTTCTCTCCTAAATCCATCCAATATTCCGAGAATTGATAATGGCCACCGATTCGCTCCCTATATGACTTGCCACTTTGCGAATCTCGCTGAACGATAAACAACTGCGCCGGAATGCCTCTTCGTCTGCATGCGTCTGCGGCTTGTGCTTGCAACGCTGTGAATATGCCTTTTCTTCTGTAGGCTGGATGGACCATGCCGCTCACTTCTGCCTCACCGCCATGAAACACGTAGAGTCCTAGAAAGCCAACCAGCTTTCCATCGGCATAACAGACAAAGTCTTCTTCATGCTCTCCCGAACGCTTTTCCAGCATACCCGGGTTTACTTTGAGATCAATCCCATCCTGCTCATTGCAAATCGCAACCAATTCTGTAATCTGTGCCAGTTCCTCTGAGGTGAGTGTTTTTCTTGCCGTGATCGTATACGTCAAAGCGTAAGCACCCTTTCTATGATTAGAAGTATCGTCGCTGCAATTCATCGACGATCTCTTCCAAATTATTGGCGACCTGCGGAATGGAATAGCCTACGTAAAGAGGAGAGGTAACAAACCTCGGAACCACTTTGGCGATCAGCTTTTCTCTCCAATGGTAAAAGAAAAAATTGTAGCTTTGGTTGCGCGGATTGACATGAGTCAGTATCCAATGTGCTAAAATTTGTAAGTAGTCTGCCATTTTCGGCAATTGATCAAAGTCCGATAGAATGACATTGTATTCAAAAAAACCTGCACGCGGATGCGTAGACAGATTGCATTCAATCCCCGTCTCTTGATCGATGGTCATGCCAGTAAAATCACTGTCTTTTACCTGATCCAGATAGTTGTAGTCATGTAATCCGACGATCTGCATGTGCGGATGACGGATGCTGCCCCCGGAATACGGGCCGTGGTTTTTGAAGAACAGAACGGAACGATAAGACTTGCTTTGCTCCATTTCAAGCCACTTCTCCACCCCGAATGCCAGCAATGCTCGTACATGTTCTTTGGAATAGACAGACCAATCCCCTTGGCATTCATCCGACTCAATCAAAACAGTTTGATGCGTATCCTCCAGAACAGGGAATTTGTTCATGAGCCAAATCATGGAGCCCCGCTGCTCCAAAACGTCTGTGAGACTGTTTCGATCACAAAAAGGACAGGCCGTTTCTGTGTTGTTTACACTCACTGGCTTTTTTCTGCCTATTTGCATGTTAAAGTGCAAGTGTGTCTGCTTCATTCCCGTGTCCCTCCAGTTTGTGCTTACTTCCACTTTACACGCATTTCCTGGGAAAATCATGACGTTTTTTGCCCAGACGACACTTTTGAAGCCTCAATTGGACTGCCTAATTTTCAATGCCTGTGGCGTTTGTTTCTTTTTTTATCTCAAATGTTTTGCATACAATGGGAAGCAGTGAAATCTGGAAAGGTGTTGGAATTGGATGGAGCGATCATTTTATTATCCTGTTAGCTGGAGCGAGGCCCAACATTACAAAACGTTGCTTGATCAAGAAGGAGTCCCTTATGAAATTCAATCCCCGCTCGATTTGCCTGTCTTGGAAGAAGGTAAGCTGGCCATCGTCTTTCCTTCCGTTCCTTTACGGATGTACGTCTGGGTGAGAACCTTGTTCTATCGTGACGGCCTGCGCTATCCGGATACGTTTTCGTTAGATTTCAAACTACATTAATCAGGATGGGAAAGGTACCGGTTTCGTTGGTTTTCATAAGATAGTAACAGCGGCATATCGTATCGTTTGTCGGGGAGGTGAAGAAGCTGCCGTCCTACAACATCCGCATCTCGATTGCGAAGCTACGTCTCGATCTGTTCGATGGAAACCGACGCATCCGCTCGTATCCTGTTGCTTTGGGCAAAATCGCCACATCGACGCCACGAGGGGATTTTACCATCATCAACAAAGTCCCCTATCCGAATTCCTATCCGGGAGGACCTTTGAGTGTATTCGGCACCTTCTGGATGGGACTAAGCAAGCCACACTACGGCATTCACGGCACGAACGATCCTTCCTCCATCGGTAAGTACGTATCTCGTGGCTGTATTCGTATGTACAATAAGGACGTGAATGCTCTCGCAAAAATCGTGCCCATTGGTACGCCCGTTCGAATCAGACAGCAATAAGAAAGACCCGCCTCTCTTAACCAAGGCGGGCCTTCTTTACATAAGATGAGTCTTTTTCGTTCTTTCTGCTTCCGTTTCATCCGATTCCAAGTATACAAGAAATCTTCTCGCTTGCTTGTACATGATCGATAACGTCATTTCCCTGATCTTGTTCATGATCACTTCTTTATCCTCCGGATGCACTTCGGAAGAGAGCTGTTGTTCTTGGAGCTCTAGGTAAGACATCACCCATTCCGGGTCTAACTTATAGGCAGGCAACGACAGCGACTCCTCTACTCTAGTAATCTACTCTAGTCTACAGGTGGAAGCGTCGCTTTCCCAACCCTCAATTACTGGCTACGCCACTAATTATTTCCCTTGCTCCAATTCCTCTACCAGTGCAGATAATTCCGCCCAACGCTCAATGGTTGCTTCCAGCTCTGCCGCTACTTGCTGTTCTTCTGCATAGAGCTTTTCAATTTTGCCGTAATCGCTGCCAGACGCTGCAATCTCTTGCTTTAGCTTGACACTGCGCTCTTCCAAAGCCGCGATTTTGCCTTCAATCGCATCCCATTCCTTCTGATCCTTGTAGGACAGCTTGCGGGTTCGGTTGTTGCCGCGATTAGCCCCGCTGTTGCTTGGCGCCTTTTCTGCCTGTTGCTCCGCTTCTTGCACCTGTGATGCTTTTTCCTGGCGTCTTTCTTCCAAGTACTCGGAGTAGTTGCCGTAGTAATGACGAATGTCTCCTTGCCCTTCAAAAGCAAATAAATGGTCAACGGTACGATCGAGGAAATAGCGGTCATGCGACACCGTGATAACTGCCCCTGGGAACTGCTCGAGATAGTCCTCCAAAATACTGAGTGTTTGAATATCCAAATCATTCGTAGGCTCATCTAAAAACAGCACATTCGGCTCTCCCATCAGCGTACGGAGCAGATAGAGACGTCTGCGCTCTCCCCCAGACAGGCGGGAAATCGGTGTCCATTGCATATGCGGCGAAAACAGGAACCTCTCCAGCATTTGCGAAGCCGTAATCGACTCCCCGTTGCTCGTCTGAATGACCTCTGCTGCTTCCTTTACATATTCGATGACGCGCAGCTTTTCGTCCATCTCAACATTATCCTGCGTGTAGTAGGCGATTTTTACGGTCGTTCCGATTTCCAATGAACCGCTATCCGGTTGAATTCTTCCTGCAAGCATGTTCAAGAGCGTCGTTTTTCCGCTTCCGTTTGGCCCGATAATTCCCACACGATCACCCGGCAGGACAATATAGCTAAAATCGTTGATCAGTTTTCGCTCACCGTATGCTTTATTGATGTTTGTAAGCTCGATCACCTTTTTACCGAGACGGCTGGCCCCGAGTGCCATTTCCATCTTGGCAGCAGGTCCATCTACAACTTTATCTCGTAACTCCTCAGCCCGTTGCACACGCGCCTTTTGTTTGGTCGTCCGCGCTTTTGCTCCACGACGAAGCCATGCCAGCTCGCGTCGAAGCAGATTTTGCCGCTTGCTCTCTACGGCTGCTTCATTTTCTTCACGCTCCGCCTTTTTCTCCAGGAACATCGCGTAGTTGCCTTCATAGCTGTACAGCTTGCCGCGATCCAGCTCAAACGTGCGGTTCGTCACACGATCCAGGAAATAACGATCATGGGTGACGAGCAGCAAAGCGCCCTTGTAGCGGGACAAATACTCTTCCAGCCACTCGACTGTCTCATTGTCAATATGGTTCGTAGGCTCATCCAAAATGAGCAGGTCTGCTGGTTGAATCAGGGCACGTGCCATTGCTACCCGCTTTTTTTGTCCACCAGAGAGCTCTCCTACCTTTTGCGAGAAATTGTGCAGGCCAAGCTTGGTCAGGATCATTTTGGCTTGCGTATTGCTCTCCCACGCATCAGCCGCATCCATCCTGTTTTGAACAGCAAACAATCGCGCCTGCTTTTTCTCGTCGTCAGGCGATTCCTGAACAGCCTCTAGCGCTGTTTCATAATCACGCAAAAGCTGAATGAGCGGAGAATCGCCGTAAAATACTTGTTCCAGTATGGAGGAGTTTTCGTCAAAATCGGGATTTTGCGGCAAATACTCCACATGGAAATGATTCGCGTGAACAATTTTCCCGCTATCCGCTGTATCCAGGCCCGCCACAATTTTCAAGAGCGAGGATTTTCCCGTACCATTAACACCGATCAGACCAATGCGCTCTTGCTCGGCAATATGAAAGGAAATGTTATCAAACAATACTTTTTCTCCATAGCCTTTGGAGAGGTTTTCTACTGATAATATTTGCATGAACGTCACCTGTTCTTTTCTATTTGCTTATCGAGATGCCATGTGAATCCTACACTCGATGGTATCATGTTTTTCGCGCAAGCTCTAGGGTGATTCAAATGGATGGAGCAAATATTGGAACATTATCTCATTAATGGTAAAATATAGAATAGTAAGTAATAATGACACATGTACGAAAATAAAATAGAAAGCGTCACCGGCAATAAGGCATGTCAACGAGCCCAATCAGAATAAGCGTACTCTTTTCATCGAGCACGCTTGCTTTTAATCTCCTAACGATTGTCCTACTCTTTTCAGCACTTCGCCGATCCGTTCATTTTGGATGACCTCATCTGCCCATGCATCCAATGGGGTTGGTTCCTGATTGACAATGACCAGTCTGGCCCCTCTTTCTTTTGCATGCTGCGGAAACCAATTGGCTGGACTCACGGTAAGCGAAGAACCTAATACGATGAACAAATCGGCTTGTTCGGTCCACGAGATGGCCTGATCGACTTGCGATTGCGGCAAAGATTCCCCAAATAGGACAACACCCGGACGCAAAAATCCTCCGCATGCGCAGATCGTCCCTTGTTCCTCCAGATAACGCGTGTTGGCATACTCCGTCCCGCAGGCGAGACAGCGGATTTTCGCAAGGGAGCCATGGAGTTCGGCTACAGCCAAGCTTCCCGCTTCTTGATGAAAGCCATCTACATTTTGTGTAATGATCCCATGAACGAATCCACGCCGTTCCCATTCTGCTAAGCATTCGTGTCCGGCGTGTGGCTTGCAGGTTATCAATCCTTGAATGCGCATCTGATAAAATTCCACAAACGCTTCCCGATTCTCCATCATCGCGCGTGTACTCGCGAGTTGCATCGGATCTTTGCCGCGCCATAGCCCAGACTGTGAACGAAAATCAGGCAAGCCACTCTCTGTCGACATGCCTGCTCCAGTAAATACAACGGTAAAGGAAGATGTCCGCAACCAGTGTGCCAGATGTTCCATCATGGTCTCCCCTTTTTTTGAAAATGTTCTTCTCCTGATTGTAATAGAAGAATGCCGGATTTGGGAGACCTGCCCACCAGGACACCATCTGTCTTTCCATTTAATAGGATGGGTAATCGGGCTGTGGTGGATATCCGGTATGGCAGGGGTGCGTGCTATATTGCGGAAATCCGGTCGGCTGTTGATAGACTGGCTGCTGTCCATATCCACCCTGCTGCACATAGTTGGCATCGTAATAACCGTAACCGTCTGGCATCTGGCTCGAGTAACCATAGTACGGGTACTGACTTGAGACAGCTCTATCTGGCAACTGCCCCTGCTGCTGACATCCTACTGGCGGGCCAATCACGACGGTTTGGGTAATAGGCGCAAATGTTTCTTTTACCTTTGCTTCGTCTAAACAATACGTATGTGCCCACACACTCGCTGGAGTTAAGCGCAAAATATCGGAGCCAAAGATCACCTCAGGAATAGGCGCATCAAAAATAGCCAGTAGATGCGTATCGTCTGTCAAAGCCATTTCATAGTGCCACCAGCCCTGTGGGATATTGGCAACTTGTCTCGGTTTAATATTGTAGTTGAGCAATTGATTGGTAAAAGGATTGATTAAGGATACAATGGCCTCACCAGCGATGCAGTACACCAGCTCCGCTGCATTTTGATGAATGTGTGGCTCGACAACATTTCCGGTTGTCAAGAAAATATCCAACAACGAATTGTTGCCTAATGTATTTAATTGGGCGATCCCCAGGGAATCGATGAAATTCCGATCGTCCTTTTTGAAAAACAGATTATTTCTCATGTCGTACGTGAATTGAGTATTTGGCGATGTATAGTCGCGATAGGAAGTAGCCATCTGTCGTTTGATCCTCCCACCGTATGGGTATTTGACTCATTTGTATCTCTATTCCCGTTCACAAAATATGTGCACTCATCTATTCAAACGAGAAAGAGACACACCCTTTCACCCTCCACTTTGCACAAACATATCCTACTAAAAGGCATAACGGGTAATCGAGGAGGGTGATCTTGTTTGGCTACTTATTTGGTCTCGGATATACATGGTCAGAATCAGGCTTTTCAAAAGGCGCTGCGGGACGTTTCCTTCTCCCCCCAAGCTGGTGATCGTCTGTTCGTATTGGGGGATATGATCGATCGAGGACCTGAATCAAAGGAAGTACTGCTCGATTTACTCGCTCTTCGACAAGCGTATCCGAGCCAAATCTATCTCATAAAAGGCAACCACGAGCAAATGCTTGCAGATTGGCTATCCGGCAACGGCAATCCGGAGTTATACCTGCGCTACAATGGCGGTGATGCCACCATTCGTTCTTTTTTAGGAAACCACCCGCTTCGGCGAGCTTTTCTTAATCGGATGCCTTCTTTGCAGGAACAAGAAGAAGCGCGGC from the Brevibacillus brevis genome contains:
- a CDS encoding virulence factor; translated protein: MKLLSIEPTPSPNVMKLNVDERLPDGVQHVYTKKDASKAPELMNKLLEIEGVTSIFHTADFLALERKSNADWQRILTVAREVLQAGGGAAVSDMSAEEAGAFGEAQVYIQMFRGVPMQVKVTMGTEQIRAALPERFGQAAVRAGSASPNLIMERKWVEHGVRYGDLREIGEEVALEVDASYPDSRVEEIVQQAMALGPGETPEPVVREKKVVTLEMLDDPDWQKRYEALDRMEPTEEDLPVLEKALRDGKPSIRRLAVVYLGMIGGDNVFPLLFEALRDDSVSVRRTAGDTLSDLGDTRAILPMCEALKDKNKLVRWRAARYLFEVGDETALDALRAAQNDPEFEVSLQVQMAVQRIESGEAASGTVWQQMTRRND
- a CDS encoding GNAT family N-acetyltransferase, producing MNCSDDTSNHRKGAYALTYTITARKTLTSEELAQITELVAICNEQDGIDLKVNPGMLEKRSGEHEEDFVCYADGKLVGFLGLYVFHGGEAEVSGMVHPAYRRKGIFTALQAQAADACRRRGIPAQLFIVQRDSQSGKSYRERIGGHYQFSEYWMDLGEKQRATVSGNVLLRPEAASDYETLIWLNVHGFQMEEERAREMAENMAGDPKSTTHLMIVDDKAVGKISVNKNEGKAFIYGFCVHPDYQGKGYGRQALAQTIEMLGKEGYQDVSLEVACENSSALGLYESCGFFVKSANDYYKLVL
- a CDS encoding DUF4931 domain-containing protein; translated protein: MKQTHLHFNMQIGRKKPVSVNNTETACPFCDRNSLTDVLEQRGSMIWLMNKFPVLEDTHQTVLIESDECQGDWSVYSKEHVRALLAFGVEKWLEMEQSKSYRSVLFFKNHGPYSGGSIRHPHMQIVGLHDYNYLDQVKDSDFTGMTIDQETGIECNLSTHPRAGFFEYNVILSDFDQLPKMADYLQILAHWILTHVNPRNQSYNFFFYHWREKLIAKVVPRFVTSPLYVGYSIPQVANNLEEIVDELQRRYF
- a CDS encoding L,D-transpeptidase, translating into MKKLPSYNIRISIAKLRLDLFDGNRRIRSYPVALGKIATSTPRGDFTIINKVPYPNSYPGGPLSVFGTFWMGLSKPHYGIHGTNDPSSIGKYVSRGCIRMYNKDVNALAKIVPIGTPVRIRQQ
- a CDS encoding ABC transporter ATP-binding protein, which gives rise to MQILSVENLSKGYGEKVLFDNISFHIAEQERIGLIGVNGTGKSSLLKIVAGLDTADSGKIVHANHFHVEYLPQNPDFDENSSILEQVFYGDSPLIQLLRDYETALEAVQESPDDEKKQARLFAVQNRMDAADAWESNTQAKMILTKLGLHNFSQKVGELSGGQKKRVAMARALIQPADLLILDEPTNHIDNETVEWLEEYLSRYKGALLLVTHDRYFLDRVTNRTFELDRGKLYSYEGNYAMFLEKKAEREENEAAVESKRQNLLRRELAWLRRGAKARTTKQKARVQRAEELRDKVVDGPAAKMEMALGASRLGKKVIELTNINKAYGERKLINDFSYIVLPGDRVGIIGPNGSGKTTLLNMLAGRIQPDSGSLEIGTTVKIAYYTQDNVEMDEKLRVIEYVKEAAEVIQTSNGESITASQMLERFLFSPHMQWTPISRLSGGERRRLYLLRTLMGEPNVLFLDEPTNDLDIQTLSILEDYLEQFPGAVITVSHDRYFLDRTVDHLFAFEGQGDIRHYYGNYSEYLEERRQEKASQVQEAEQQAEKAPSNSGANRGNNRTRKLSYKDQKEWDAIEGKIAALEERSVKLKQEIAASGSDYGKIEKLYAEEQQVAAELEATIERWAELSALVEELEQGK
- a CDS encoding NAD-dependent deacylase, which codes for MEHLAHWLRTSSFTVVFTGAGMSTESGLPDFRSQSGLWRGKDPMQLASTRAMMENREAFVEFYQMRIQGLITCKPHAGHECLAEWERRGFVHGIITQNVDGFHQEAGSLAVAELHGSLAKIRCLACGTEYANTRYLEEQGTICACGGFLRPGVVLFGESLPQSQVDQAISWTEQADLFIVLGSSLTVSPANWFPQHAKERGARLVIVNQEPTPLDAWADEVIQNERIGEVLKRVGQSLGD
- a CDS encoding cupin domain-containing protein, whose protein sequence is MATSYRDYTSPNTQFTYDMRNNLFFKKDDRNFIDSLGIAQLNTLGNNSLLDIFLTTGNVVEPHIHQNAAELVYCIAGEAIVSLINPFTNQLLNYNIKPRQVANIPQGWWHYEMALTDDTHLLAIFDAPIPEVIFGSDILRLTPASVWAHTYCLDEAKVKETFAPITQTVVIGPPVGCQQQGQLPDRAVSSQYPYYGYSSQMPDGYGYYDANYVQQGGYGQQPVYQQPTGFPQYSTHPCHTGYPPQPDYPSY